A segment of the uncultured Desulfobulbus sp. genome:
GTGGCGACCTATGTTTCCGAGTTGGAGAACCGCTTCATCGAGGCAATGAACGACGACCTCAACATCTCCGGCGCCATCGGGGCCCTGTTCAACTTTATCAAGAAAACCAACCCGGTGGTGCAGGCGCGACAACTGGATCGCGATCAGAAAAACGATGTGCTCGAGGTCCTGGGCATGGTCAACACCGTGCTCGGCGTCCTGCGCCTGGAATACTGCCCGTTGACCCCAGAGATCGACCGTCTGATTCGCCAGCGGGAGCGTGCCCGCCAGCTCAAAGACTGGACAGCCGCCGACTCGGTGCGCGAGGAACTGCTGCGTCAAGGCGTTTCGGTGCACGACACCGCAGCCGGCCCGGTCTGGGACAGAATCGGCGAACAGGAAGCCTGAGCATAAAACTCGAGAAAACCGACGGAACTCACCGGAAAGCTGCTGCATAATAGTTGCCTTTCCAGCCCGTTCCCGGTACATTGGCGGCGGAAAAAATGTGCGCGCCAGTAGCTCAGTTGGATAGAGCAACGGCCTTCTAAGCCGTGGGTCAGGGGTTCGAATCCCTTCTGGCGTGCCAGAAAATACAGCCACTTAGCGAATTTCAGCTAAGTGGCTTTTTTTTTTGCCCCTCTCCAAGAGGGAGGGGATCCATTCGGTGCAAAACGGACTCAAACCTTGTATAGGGAGACACGTAAACGTAGAAACTTTCCTGCTGGCTCTGGTGGGATCCGGGTTATACCGGGTTGATACGTGGCAATATGGGATCGGCCCTTGAATATCGGGCGGTTGCGGGCGGTTCAGGATTTCATTGGCCTTGGTGATTGTGGCTTGTGAAATTTTTTTTCGGACAAATTTCTAAAACAAGAAACTTTTCGATTTTAGGCAAATCTCAGACGTTTTTTGCACGTAAATCGAGAAAATTGAAACGAGTAAATAATACCACAAAATGGGCGGGGATATTTTATTGGCCGCTTAGAACTTTATGCTATATAAATAATTTTAGTTTATGCTAACTTGTAATCCTCAAAGGTATCGGCCGTTCGTTTTTTTTCCCTCCACGCCTTGAATTTAGGCAATTTATCCTGAAGCTCAACTCTAAACCATGCCAAGCTGTCTGGATCCTTACTGACTATCTCATTTAGCCAAAGTTTAAGATCGGTTATTATTGGATCTTCAATAATGCAGACATTACAGCGACCTGGCGTATTTCCCCTTAACTGCCTTTCGGCTTCTTCCTTCACTGGCATGGATTCATTTTCAGCTGCTTGGTCCTTGCGCATTGGACCTTCGCCAGCAAGCAACCATGACGAGGACACCTTGTAGCAATCGCAAATTGCCAACAAGAAATCAGCTCCAGGCGGAACAATATCCGTCTCGTATCTCCTAAGCGTAGAGACTGCCACGCCAAATTTATCGCTAAATTCTTTCTGCGATAAACCATTTCTGACAAGCCTTATCCTTCCCCCGAGAGTCATTATTCATTCCTGATAGATCATTTTTGACGCACAACTTATTTTTCGAAAGCTGTGCGTAAAGCTGTGCGTTTATGCCAACCGCACAGCTTTACATTTTTCCAAGTGAAATTAGATACATTTGAACGTGGAGAAACTAGATAGCCGAAAATTAAGCTGTGCGTCATTATTCATCTTGAC
Coding sequences within it:
- a CDS encoding helix-turn-helix transcriptional regulator translates to MTLGGRIRLVRNGLSQKEFSDKFGVAVSTLRRYETDIVPPGADFLLAICDCYKVSSSWLLAGEGPMRKDQAAENESMPVKEEAERQLRGNTPGRCNVCIIEDPIITDLKLWLNEIVSKDPDSLAWFRVELQDKLPKFKAWREKKRTADTFEDYKLA